Part of the Cherax quadricarinatus isolate ZL_2023a chromosome 4, ASM3850222v1, whole genome shotgun sequence genome, ATTATTAATACGGTCTTGGCATAACAACAGCACATTCTTAGTTTTTATCCCAGTATCATTAGTAATTTATCAAACAGCATCAGTATTTTAAAAAAGGGGAAGACATATTTCCAAATTCCTGTATAGTGTGGCTGTTTATTTTGAGCATTAAGTTTTTACAGTCTTTTGATGAGTAGAAGCCTATGATTTTGTAGTTTAGTTGTGTCTTGGCTGCTGGCTGATCCAAGACAAGAAGTGGATGTGTCCCTGCCATCCAAACACGGTACTTTTAACCCTTCTGTTAATTAGTTCTCCGTAGAAGGCACTGTGAGGTTGTTCATTGTTATCTGTACTTTGTAACCCGTTTCATCTGCCCTTTTACTCAGGAGCTGTGGTCTAGGCTTGCCACTATTCTTATGGTCAACATCACCCCAAGCATAACTAAGTGCGTCGTAAAATACGTCTGGGATTTCTGCGTCGCCGTTTACGTTTGTAAATGCATCGTAAAATACATCTTAGCTGTCTTCGTTACCAAGGAATTTGTGCTCCCGTCtccatccttggatcaaacctgcttAATATAGACGATTCAAGATCAGTGCATCTTGATCGTTTGAGCAGGTATGTATTATTAATCTATCGTTACTTTTCCTGTCAACGCTTATGTCCATTATTCCGTCACTGTGACAactgcttgtgttgttgctgtcttCACAAGCCATATCATGGACTATGTCGCTTGGATTTCTATTTTCCTTCATAGGTTCGTCAGATCGACTTAGCTCTTCGTTCACAATTTAATATTATACCAAGCAATTTTTGCCCACACTGTTTTCCACATCACAgtttataatatatttattataagtttctCCATTTTGTAGTTTAAGTTTCAGCTATAAATTATGGTGTGAGGGCCCCAAGGTGACCACTAGGGGAGTTACGAAGACGTACCGGAAATAGAGAAGATCTGGTGTGGTGTACCATTCAGTTTCTTCAAGAGCGAACACCCATTTGGTTTTGTACGTCTTACCAAAAAGCCGGTTGTACCATTACTTTTATTCTGTCTTCACTTTGATCATAACCGGCATCTTTCTCGTCTACCTGGGAGTGAGGAAACCTgagataattatttttttttccatattgGAAGGATTTTGAAAGCTATGTTTTTCTACTTAACAAATTAATGAATCCAGACTCTTGTGTCGACCAACTTAACCACTGTATCATAGTTGATGTTTACTTAGGGAGGTTGGAAACATTTTGCAGGAgagtgtattattataatcaaggggaagcgctaaacccgtatgattaTACAGCGAATGTAGGGGGATGtgggaggtattcaggcttaattcagggaactggagtacaaatccagttccctagatcaaaagcctctcaccatcgtcaaagaaccttccttgaggagagcAAGACAgtgaaatctatacagatattgacaaatgtattaataattttctaaaaaagacccaatacctttataacaagcactgcccccaaaaaactaaacagatgacagctaagagactgaacagtccctggctaacacccagcatcctcaaatccataaatacaaagcacctatacgaaaaacagtacagaatgggtcacataaccagagaccaaacaaaactttactcgtcaatcctaaccaccctgataagaagggctaaaaaactattatgagaacagattatccaacttacgaggtgatataaaaaagacttggaaaaccctatcagaaattctaggaacaaaaaagataccacgaaatagcgaaattgaattaacaaaaccagatgaaccccaactcccaccaactgaaacagcgaacggactcaataatttcttctccactatagaaaaaaccttgccaataaaatcccaagctcagataccccacccaatgactacctcactggcaactacccgaacacactgttcctagctccgactaaccctactgaagtctcccttattatcaacactgaaaaacaagacaggagatttaaataccttaccaccctttatatacaaaaaaagcgtcacaagtactatcaccaatcattgcaacactctttaacaaatccatagaatcctctaccttccctacagttctcaaaatagcaagggtcaccccgatccataaaggaggagaccaaacagacttgaataactaggccaatatccaacttacaccctctctctaaaatcttcgaaaaattaattcataagcgaaactgttcctacctcatctcccacaatatacttaacccctgtcagtttgggttcaggcctaataaaaatactaatgatgctattatacacatgctagaacacatatacactgcaatagagaaaaaagaagtcccactggggatcttcatagacttacgtaaaggttttgatacagttgaccatgacttgctccatataaaattgtcgcactatggtataagagggcgcTCCCTCAACTACCTTAAGTTTTACCTCAGCAAcggaagccaatatgtgtacacaaacggggcacacaaacggggcaaactcttcagcacagccaattacagttggtgtcccacagggaagtgttctaggccctctttctcatatacataaatgacctaccaaatgcatcgcaactactcaaacccacactatttgcagatgacactacatacgtcttctctcacccgagcccagtcacgctagccaatactgtaaataccgaattacagaaagtatctacctggatgaatactaacaaacttactctaaacattgagaaaacctacttcattcaggttggtaacagagctacagacgtccctcttaacataatgataaacggatcacctatcacaaaactcacatagggaaaattcttaggaatccaccttgataatactcaaatttcaaacacatatacaacaaatttccaaacaaaattccaagaccgtaggcatactatcgaagatacggtactatgttccacagtcagccctcctggccctatatcactcacttatttacccctatctcacctatggaatttgtgcatggagctcaacaacaataaaccatctcagaccattaattacccaacaaaaggctgcagtcagaataacaaattcccactacaggcagcacacaccaccagtattcaaaactctaaacctactcaccatacaaaacatccatacttattattgtacctactacatacatagaacacaactctgacataaaccctcccctcaaacatctccttaccaacctcaacagaacacatgaccataacacaaggcacagatcactctttgatgttcctcgagtccatctcacactatgcaaaaactcaatgcacataaaaggccctaaaatctgaaattcattacctgtgaatataaaagaaacactgtctgtttataaattcaagtatcttctcaaaaatcacttactcacccacaactaaataaatactgaataattgtctcataaattgtatctcgtaaatgtttctcattattgtatctcataaatgtctaacctgtgatacatgattatatacacctggaaaatcctagagggactagtaccgaacttacacacgaaaatcactcactacaaaagcaaaagacttggcagacgatgcaccatcccccaatgaaaagcaggggtgtcactagcacgttaagagaccatacaataagtgtcaggggcccgagactgttcaactgcctcccagcacacataagggggattaccaacagacccctggcagtcttcaagctggcactggacaagcacctaaagtcagttcctgatcagccgggctgtggctcgtacgttggtttgcgtgcagccagcagcaacagcctggttgatcaggggctgatccaccaggaggcctggtcacagaccgggctgcgggggcgttgacccccgaaactctctccaggtaaactccaggtaaacaacacatATACATTACATATGATCAATTAAAACAGATCCGTGATGATAGAAGGGGCAGGATTATGCAATTTCTCCTTTTCTTTCAGTGACTAAGTATTCGTGTCCTATCGTGTTACTTTGAAGATCAAATGGAAGATAAATCCAGTCCTGAGAGGAGTCCAGTCATGGAGCAATTTATTCGTCAAGTGGACTATATAAAGTTGAATGGATTTCCTGGTATGGTATTATTAATTTCATTTTGTGTGTACTTGGAACATTGCCTTGATTCTTTTATGAGACAGTGGCATTTGATATTTGATCTTTTCAAACACTTCTCATTAGTCAATGAAAATTTTTTCTGTTAATTGTGTAATTAAAATTATAGCTACTGCATGTTGTGGTTAACATTGCTTGTGGTGAATAAAATAAAATTCCTTCACAGTTTCTTTCAATTCTAACTTCAGAGAAAATTATAGGTATTCCCTGTTTCTCATGCAGGATAAGAGGGATAGCTAAGTTATTTCCATTTTCCTCTAGATGCCCACAGTATAATAAAAGTTACTGTACGTTCTTGGAGAAAAGAATTTCCATCTACATTTTCTATTCAATTAAAAATTTTGTGGAAGAATCAGATAGGCTTGAAAGACCTGTAACATGAATATGATTCGATAAATAAATACAAAATGCTTTGCAGCGTATATCTTTGATGGTTTCAAGAGTTTGTCTACTCCCACTACCACATtacatatgtgtatgtatgtatgatatgtacatatgtatatatatatatatctatgtttatatatgtatagtatTAGCAGTTGTGCCCAAGCATATGTAATTCAGATTTTTTGTATTTTAACTCTGGTCTTTTTACATTGTTAAGAAACTCTTGTGCTATTGAAATGGACATTGGAAAGAGTAAATTACATGTTGAAAACAAACAACCAAAAATGTTGTTAAAGTTTATAATTCTTTTGTTTTCATTTTGCTTTAAACTCTTCCCCTCTTTTTACATCTTCAGCTATATGGCTTTgcattgcattttgtttttttaCTGTTGCTTATCTGACATTTCAATGAGTGGTCAGAATCTTTTACTGCTGTGCATTAATagtttgtacaggagaaggggttactagccccttgctcccggaattttagtcgcctcttacaacacgcatggcttacgtgggaagaattctgttccacttccccatggaggtaagaggaaataaacaagaataagaactagaaagaaaatagaagaaaatccagaggggtgtgtatatatatatgcttgtacatgtatgtgtagtgtgacctaagtgtaagaagaaatagcaagacatacctgaaatcttacatgtttatgagacagaaaaaagacaccagcaatcctatcatcatgtaaaacaattacaggtttctgttttacactcacttggcaggacgatagtacctccatggacagttgctgtctaccaactacctgtttacctggagcttacctggagagggtttcgggggtcaacacccccacaacctggtgtgagaccaggcctcatggtggatcagggtctgatcaaccaggctgttactgctggccgcatgcaagctgacgtacgaaccacagcccgcttggtcaggtactgactttaggtgcctgtccagtgccttcttgaagacagtcaggggtctattggtaatcccccttatgtatgctgggaggcaattgaacagtcttgggcctcagacacttattgtgttgtttctcagtgtactgatggcacccctacttttcatcagaggaatgttgcatctcctgccaagtcttttgctttcatgtggagtgattttcgtgtgcaggtttggtaccaatccctccaggacctttcaagtgtatattatcatgtatctctctcgcctgcattcgagggaatacagattaaggaccttcaaccgttcccaatagtttaggtgccttatcgcacttatgtgtaccgtgaaagttctttgtacactctccaggtctgcagtgttGCTAGCTttgaagggggctgttagtgtgcagcagtattccaggctagagagcacaagcgatttgaagaaaatcattatgagcttggcatccctagttttgagggttctcattatccatcctattattttcttaagaggatgaggtagatacattgttgtggtctttgaaggcgagatcctcttacattatcactcccaggtccttcacattacttttccgctctattgtatggttagaatttgtggtatactctgacacatttttaatttcttcaaggtttccatatctgagtagttgaaatttctcctcgttgaacttcatattgttttgagtggcccattcgaagatttggttgatgtccgcttggagtctcgcagtgtctttgatggaggtcactgccatggtgatccgggtgtcatccgcaaaggaagacacggagctatggcttacatctctgtctttgtcagaaatgaggatgaggaatagaatgggagtgagtactgtgccttgtggaacagagctttttaccatggctgcctgggactttactctgtttactattactctttgtgttctatctgTTAGGAAgctgtagatccatctaccaacttttcccgttattcctttatcctgcattttgtgtgctattacaccatggtcacacttgtcgaaagcttttgcaaagtctgtgttaaACATTGCTTGTGGTGAATAAATAAAATTCCTTCACAGTTTCTTTAGGACAATACAATTTATAAGATCTTATTTTGCCAGGAGGTCTGTGTAGTGATCTTGCTGAAATCACAGGAGCTACAGAAAGTCTGACTGTGTGGAATACCAGACAAGACAATGGAGAGAGGGTGGAGCCCATTCGAGAAGGCAAGCCGAGGGACGAGCTGCTCATCAAGGTTCCTTTTGCAGGCACAAACCTTACAATCCGTCTCCTGTTCTACCTGCAGGAGCCATGGATGCCACCTGACATGTCTTTCAGTGACATTCACTTTTTGTCAAGTATATCAATCAAGGATCTAGAGGAGCAGGTTAATATTCATCGTACAGAATATATACGTATAGTTTAGATGTGAATAATTAACGGTCTTGGACCGAAACATTGTTGtatgtttctttctcctatgcataaattatttgtgtattgttccagtcatggtattgtttctTTATTCTGTTTAGTTTGGATTTAAGTAAAATGTCAGTTAAAAGCTGAAAATTTTTTAAATTGTTACTCCCATTTTTTCTGGGATTTAAAGGAGTGCCATACACAGAATGATCCTCACATATTTTTATCTGATTTTTAACTGAGAGGCtctaaaaaaaatacatgaaactcttgataaaaaaaaatgcttgATTTGATCCTCAGATAGTGACCATTTCCTAGGaactaaaaaaaatgaaaagaagaACCGAACCTTCAGAAATAATAATAGAACAGAAATTCACCCTTATTAGTAAATGAGAAATTAAGAAAAACTTATGAATTTCTAGGCATTTATACACAATATTATGTGTATGAATTTGGTTTTACAGGTACCATCACTTAATAACTGGAACTGCTCTGAAGATGACATAATTGCTCAACTACTTCATCAGCTGTTGCAACTTTACAAAAAATATCAGGTACGGTATATTTTGAGTTAAAAATCagtattttttttctaaattcaCTACATTAAACCCTTCATTTAGCAGACCTCAATTTACTGAACATTGGGAAACAAGATAAAATCTGCTGGATCAGTtaattaggaaaaaaaaaaattttcattacAGTCTCATCTAtattcaccacaatcaccattgcCGGACACCCTATTTTCCCTGTTAGCTCATTAAATTGAGGATTTGCTATGTAACTGATCAAGCTTTTCATGCTCCTTAGTCTTCCTTTTTAAGGTGGTCAGATAATTCAAAtcatgaaaaataaaacatattttTAAATACAGTCATGTGCCGCAAAACGACGTTTCAGTCAGTGATGGACCATATATACAATGGTGGTCCCATAAGATTATTATAATGGAGCTGAAAAATTCCTGTTGTCTAGTGATGTCATAGATGCCCTAGCATAATAGGCTATACCATAAATCTAACCTAGGTGTGTAGTAGGCTATACCATCTAGGTTTATGTAGTACACTCTGTGACGTTTGCACAGTAATGAAATTGCCTAACAACACATTTCTCAGAACGTATTCCTATCGTTAAGTGATGCTTGACTGTATATCAGTCATTTGAGAAAGTTGTTCAAAGATCTGGCTTTCTTCCAACATATTTAGATTGCTGAAACGTGTTCCCTGAGTTAGCACTGATAGGAAAAATGTGAATTGAGACACCATTCTGttgattttgttttttttttacttatacaAAAATATATCACTAATgtggcaggttaggctccagaccACTGCCTTAAAGCAGAttacagcgttttttttttttacttgctagtgcatataaaagcctaaaaatatgtttacactatcatttatTAAGTCCTCAATATCAGTACGCCTAAAAAagcaattaaaaattaaaaatagtaaattatttttttttaaattgccaAAAACCATCTTAAGAGCAGTAGTAAACATGTAGTAAACATGTATAATTAAAAAGCTCCATATTAATGAAGTGCTCTAAAGCAAGTGCTGTATTAACTAGGTATGCCCATAATTGATTCACTTGTTTACCACTGCTATACAGTTAGTACAGTATCTAAATTTTTGGAAGTTATTCCAGGTTTGAAAAATAATTTACTAATGAAGCTCATAAGTCAAATATTTAATGCTAGTGGATTTTAAATTCCATACAGAAGTGTTCACAGTATTTCCAAAATTTATCTCATGTGCATCAGTATAAATTCTTTATGTTGTATTTATTCTTGTTCTCTTTCAGCAGTCTTatggaaaataattttttttagataGAGAAACTGGAGGATGATGACGTTTTGCAGTTTGAGTACCAGTCCCTACTGAAGACACTCAAAATTGGAGAAGGAGATATTGAGGTAGGTTTGCATCTTTTTTAATGAACAGATGaagattgttgttgctgctgctgcttgtttatTCATCAGGGTAAGGTGGAACTTTTGTCTGTCATGAGAAGaccaggaagtacagtgcctgcacactagAGGAGGGGTGACTTTGTTGCGGTTCAGAGTGCCGTCTgacctgtgatgtcagcacaGTTCTGGCATGAACGATAAAGTGAATGGCAGTGAATATGTTTCGTCGTTTTTACTTTTGAGTcgtcctacctcagtgggagacaggtTGTGTGTTCAGTAAAAATGAGAAGACTTGTTTGGTCGTTGTGGTGGCCCTGTAACAGTGTGTCTAAGGGCACATAAATGGCACATTATGGCCCTGTGGCAATGACCATTCAGCCATTGTTTGCTTACTGTGCTGGCATCTTTCCTTGAGTAATCAGGGTACTGTGTTTTGTTATTCATCAAGAGATGTACATTTGTAAATTCTGTATTTAGTTTACTTTTTACAGTACTTTAATATCTATTCAGAGACAATAATATACATGTACTTGCTAAGTATAAAAGTGACCaggagggtttttttttttttttttattatccttCTACTCGATTACTAGGCTTTTCAACTTGACCGATTTTTCATTAAATTTATTTGAAAAACATGGCATATAAAACATTCTCCAGATGGTGGCATGTGTGAATATATTTCAAATCAATGCATAGTAatgctgatgctaatgttctcaTCTCTACTACGATTTGACTCTGCTGACAAGTGTGTTTAATATTTCCTGTGTATGGGATGCACTATTCAGTGTTTCAACCATATGATGGTACTGTATGGCTTCATTTTAAATATGTCCCACTGAATATAGTATATTATATCTTTAACTATTTTGGTTAATGTTAAAGTTGTTTGTGTAACTAGATTACCTTAACATAGCTTTCAAATGAAAGATAACTTTCTTCTCATTTCTAAggattttaaatttattattctTTACAATGCATGCATTGTATCTGAATTCCAAAAATGAGGGATGCAAAGCTGGGATTCAGGCTTcattcctggaggtgggaagtagagtttctgcattctgaaggaaggGGTTGGGATGTTGTAGTTTGGAggatcatctgaactgtgatgttggacctcttctggcaagacactgattgaatgagtgacagtaTTTTCTTCCTTGTGAGAAACAGCCCAAGTGTTAAAAAAGAAATAAAACTGGAAAATTCAAGTACATATCAAGTTGACTAAAAATCATGTTTGACTAAGCTTGTTTTTGATATTCACAGTGAAGTACGAGCACTCCTGTTTTTGATTCTTCCCTTTCATATTAAGTGGTACTCTGTTCCATATATAATTCATGCACACTAAAAGGATTCAGGATTCTACCACATCTTTCTCATTCCATCATTTCAATATCTTGAAGGCCATTATCCTTTTCAGACTTAATACTTTGCATTCACCTAGTATACAAGAGATTGCTGGCAATGTTGTTGATCCATAATGAttaccaaatttttttttatgaaattgcTACTAGGCATCTGGTAATGTGGTGTCTGAGCATAGCCAGGAAACTTGGAAATATGCACAAGTATCACCCAGTGTGTGAGAATATTGAAATACGAGAGAAGCATGTGGTCCTGTGCTTCATTCTTTTCGGATCTTTGTGATTTCATAAGCAACTACTTACATGTACAGTAGTCCACTAGGGATGTGTAGGAAATCTTTTTGTTGCAGCTTACTTTTTTTTACTACTGCTTTGGGTTTCAATGATTGTATTAACTTTATTGAATTGTATCAGCTGTATTGATTCACTTTAGGTATTTAAAATTACATAAAAGTGGGAAGTTATTGTGGCCTGTTTGCCCCTTAGTTATACACTGAGCTTTGAACTTACTAAGAATAGCTGGTACACTTTAAACTGAAGCATTTACCTATGATGGGAGCCTTTTTTGCAAATCATCACTTTGAAATAGTATTTTAAAAATAAATCCACACCTTTTTTAGTTTTTGCAGAAAAAGTATAAAAATTTAATCACAAATTGCTTGATAAATTTTGAGAAATTATTATTTAGCAATTTTTTGTCATGCCTTGTTAAAAATTTTAACTTAATATTTGCAGATATCGGTAAATGGTGCAGGTCATCGAGCATCGTCCCTGTTAGTACGCTTACCACTGAGTCTTCAGGATGTGCCGCCAGTCTTGGTCGATGCTAATCCAGGCTCAGCAACTAGTCTTCTTCAAGTGACCTTTCAAGGTGTAAGTGTACAGGATCTGTCTGTAGACCTTAGTGAAAGCATCCATACCCCTTTCCCCTCACACCATAAGACTTAATTTTTGTTTTATTCTTTCTGGTTCCTTGTCCTTCCCAAGAACTCTAAATGGATGGCTACAACTGGAAATCTCCAGCTGTCACCTAAACATCTGGGTTTACCTCTTATGCAGTTAAGAGACCTACCTTTTGAACTAACCTTTATTTTACCTTACCATTAAGTAGGTCATCTGCCCATCACTAACTGTTTGTAATGTCATTATATGTCTCTTAGCATGTTAATCATCCACTCCAAATGTTCAACATTGTTCAACTTATCACTGGTATCATGGAGGGACTTTTTATCCAAGGAATTAAGCCTTTCCTACTCATACCTGGATtgtacctgattgcctcccatttccccaggTTCTGTATGACCCCTGAGGGCCTAGCCCTTCCTGATAATAACAGTTTACTTGATCTGTTCCTCAACCTTACAAGATGTATATTTCCTCTTTTTTCCCAAaagctctctctttctcctctatacttctttcttccccaggtgcaaatacgcttactataacccacttctcacatccaacctttattttactccacataatcctttaattaaccctttcagggtccgtcccgtagatctacggctttatggtgagtgtccaaaccgtagatctacgccatgagctcagctcactctgataaactgtgagtggtacatttgggcctagatatgagagaatacatctatgtggtatgtgtgcaccacataaaacagatcctgcagcacactgtgtataatgagagaaaaaaactgagatcatgatttttcgattaaaacagcgactttgcaatgttttttcgtatgttttttatagttgtatttgcgatttcttggtctcatttgatagaatggaagacatattacagaaatagagatgattttgattggttttagcactggaaatggcttgaaactgagctcaaagtagcagaaatgttaaatttttgccgatattcaagagtaaacaaacgacctcacacatctaatacacgtcagctggtgggtctaatatacattcacaaatatggtgatgatatttatacaattattacagtattgcataacagtaaatcttctattttttggtgtgaataaaaattcattatgtgaataaaaaatcaaaatggaatttatttgtaaagcctcaaaatgtaactaatgaacagaggaaatgttagtttagttccaggaatacctacattgtttattctggagcctattttgaaattggaatattttgaactttgtgttaaattggccaaattaacaatttctgatcactttattttgtagttgaaacagttgacttggcgatttcttgtgctcaatcgatagaatagaagtaatactagtgaaatagctaagaatttggttgattggaataatgtaattggcctaaaatgggagtcaaagtcggcaaaatcgccgattcataaatatcgctgacacatcaaaattcgcgagagcataatttcgtcaattttccaccaaatttcgtactttttgttttattaccttcacaaaaagattctctacgatttcataagaaaaaataacaaattttttttttttaaattcttggacactggtgcgtgacttcagattttggccttggaccctgaaagggttaatacatttatagtccctcttttcctgccatagctcatccttcagcattattgctactccttctttagctctaactctattagaaacacctgacctaatcccatttattcctctccactgaaactcgcccacccccttcagctttgtttcacttaaagccaagacatccagcttcttctcattcataacatccacaatcatctctttcttatcattcgcacaacatccatgcacattcagacttcccactttgacaattttcttcttcttattattctttttagtaattattacaggaacaggggttactagcccattgttcccggcattttagttgacttttacaacacgcatggcttatggaggaaagattcttattccacttccccatggatataaaaggaaaagtaattagaacaagaactaagataaaatctaagaaaactcagatgagtgtatataaataaacatgtagtgtgacccaagtgtaagtagaagtagcaagacgtacctgtaatcttgcatatttatgagacagacaaaagacaccagtaatcctaccatcatgtaaaacaattacaggctttcgttttacactcacttggcagaacggtagtacctctctgggtggttgctgtctaccaacctactacgtttCATATATTGTTGAAAATTCGAAATTACTGTAGACAGGTAATATTAGTGCCCCTTAATGTATCTTGGATTATATTATGGGTTTCTGTGGAAAATTGGTTCAGAGTTCTGACCACTAGTTATGAAAGGTTTTCAGGATATATCTCATTTATTAATTGAGAACAACCTGCACTTACCTTATACTGTAATATATTGTTTGTT contains:
- the LOC128695248 gene encoding BRISC and BRCA1-A complex member 2-like — its product is MEDKSSPERSPVMEQFIRQVDYIKLNGFPGGLCSDLAEITGATESLTVWNTRQDNGERVEPIREGKPRDELLIKVPFAGTNLTIRLLFYLQEPWMPPDMSFSDIHFLSSISIKDLEEQVPSLNNWNCSEDDIIAQLLHQLLQLYKKYQIEKLEDDDVLQFEYQSLLKTLKIGEGDIEISVNGAGHRASSLLVRLPLSLQDVPPVLVDANPGSATSLLQVTFQGNEGVFVPKLHLSPRVELLIGGANTLALPAVPPGTCLMDYVERVLELLEEKVRKSVLCFETRKQFIAQVLCLFGCAVIEYDAERFNKVVLLFDVKDFHFLTFIILGPLFPQQQAPKIVLQSLYHNSPREPYSKELTEQRYNPQWTPEEMVKNIKEVILANVSAFQQSSIRTS